The following proteins come from a genomic window of Polaribacter dokdonensis:
- the infA gene encoding translation initiation factor IF-1 yields the protein MAKQSAIQQDGTITEALSNAMFRVELENGHIVTAHISGKMRMHYIKLLPGDKVKLEMSPYDLTKARITYRY from the coding sequence ATGGCTAAACAATCAGCAATTCAGCAAGATGGGACAATTACAGAAGCATTATCAAATGCAATGTTTCGTGTAGAATTAGAAAACGGTCATATTGTTACGGCTCATATATCTGGTAAGATGCGCATGCATTATATTAAACTTTTGCCTGGAGACAAGGTGAAACTAGAGATGAGTCCATACGATTTAACGAAAGCAAGAATTACTTACAGATACTAA
- the ykgO gene encoding type B 50S ribosomal protein L36: MKVRASVKKRSADCKIVRRKGRLYVINKQNPRFKQRQG; the protein is encoded by the coding sequence ATGAAAGTTAGAGCATCAGTTAAAAAGAGAAGTGCCGACTGCAAAATAGTGCGCAGAAAAGGTAGATTATACGTGATTAATAAACAAAATCCTAGATTTAAACAAAGACAAGGGTAA
- the rpsM gene encoding 30S ribosomal protein S13: MARIAGIDIPKNKRGVIALTYIFGIGDSRAKKVLAEAKVDESIKVQDWTDEQIAAIREQVGSFTIEGELRSEVQINIKRLMDIGCQRGIRHRLGLPLRGQRTKNNSRTRKGKRKTVANKKK, translated from the coding sequence ATGGCAAGAATAGCAGGTATTGATATTCCAAAGAATAAAAGGGGAGTTATTGCTTTAACTTACATCTTTGGTATAGGAGACAGCAGAGCTAAAAAAGTTTTAGCAGAAGCTAAGGTTGACGAAAGCATTAAAGTTCAAGATTGGACTGATGAGCAAATCGCAGCAATTAGAGAGCAAGTAGGATCTTTCACAATTGAAGGTGAATTACGTTCTGAGGTACAAATAAACATCAAACGTTTGATGGATATTGGTTGTCAAAGAGGTATTCGTCATAGATTAGGGCTTCCTTTAAGAGGACAAAGAACTAAAAACAATTCTCGTACAAGAAAAGGTAAGAGAAAAACAGTAGCTAACAAGAAGAAATAA
- the rpsK gene encoding 30S ribosomal protein S11 — MAKASSKKRKVIIDAIGEAHVSATFNNIIISLTNKKGDVISWSSAGKMGFRGSKKNTPYAAQLAAEDCANVAKEAGLRKVKVYVKGPGNGRESAIRSIHNAGIEVTEIIDVTPIPHNGCRPPKRRRV; from the coding sequence ATGGCAAAAGCAAGTTCAAAAAAACGTAAAGTTATAATTGATGCTATTGGTGAGGCGCACGTAAGTGCAACTTTCAACAACATCATTATTTCGTTAACAAATAAAAAAGGTGATGTAATTTCATGGTCATCTGCAGGTAAAATGGGTTTTAGAGGTTCTAAGAAGAATACTCCATATGCAGCTCAATTAGCAGCAGAAGATTGTGCAAATGTTGCAAAAGAAGCAGGTTTACGTAAAGTAAAAGTTTATGTTAAAGGACCAGGTAATGGTAGAGAATCTGCAATCCGATCAATTCATAACGCAGGTATTGAAGTAACTGAAATTATTGATGTTACTCCTATTCCTCACAATGGATGTCGCCCACCAAAAAGAAGAAGAGTATAA
- the rpsD gene encoding 30S ribosomal protein S4, with protein MARYTGPKTKIARKFGEAIFGEDKNFEKRNFPPGQHGNARRRGKKSEYATQLMEKQKAKYTYGILERQFSNLFKKASASQGITGEILLQLCESRLDNVVYRMGVSNSRSGARQLVSHRHITVNGEIVNIPSYSLKEGDVVAVREKSKSLVAIEDALASNNNVFEWLTWNNDTKTGTFVKVPERLQIPENIKEQLIVELYSK; from the coding sequence ATGGCAAGATATACAGGACCAAAAACCAAAATAGCTCGTAAATTTGGCGAAGCAATTTTTGGCGAAGATAAAAACTTCGAAAAAAGAAATTTCCCTCCAGGACAACATGGAAATGCTAGGAGAAGAGGAAAGAAGTCTGAATATGCAACTCAATTAATGGAGAAGCAAAAAGCTAAATATACGTATGGTATATTGGAGCGTCAATTCAGTAACTTATTCAAAAAAGCATCAGCTTCTCAAGGAATTACTGGTGAGATTTTATTACAATTATGTGAATCGCGTTTAGACAACGTAGTTTATAGAATGGGAGTTTCTAACTCTAGAAGTGGAGCTCGTCAATTAGTATCTCACAGACATATTACAGTTAATGGAGAAATCGTTAACATACCATCTTATAGTTTAAAAGAAGGTGATGTAGTTGCAGTAAGAGAAAAATCTAAGTCTTTAGTAGCTATCGAGGATGCATTAGCATCTAACAATAATGTATTCGAATGGTTAACTTGGAATAATGACACAAAAACTGGAACTTTTGTAAAAGTACCAGAAAGATTACAGATTCCTGAGAACATTAAAGAGCAATTAATCGTAGAATTATATTCTAAGTAA
- a CDS encoding DNA-directed RNA polymerase subunit alpha — MAILNFQKPDKVIMIESTDFSGRFEFRPLEPGFGLTVGNALRRVLLSSLEGFAITSLRIDGVEHEFSTVSGIVEDVTEIILNLKQVRFKKQIDETDRETVSVSVSGQEQFTAGDLQKFISGFQVLNPDLVICNMDKSVKLNAEITIEKGRGFVPAEENKKASAPIGTIFTDSIYTPIKNVKYAIENFRVEQKTDYEKLVFDIDTDGSINPKDALTEAAKILIHHFMLFSDERITLEADEIAQTETYDEESLHMRQLLKTRLIDMDLSVRALNCLKAAEVDTLGDLVSFNKSDLMKFRNFGKKSLTELEELVIVKGLSFGMDLTKYKLDRD, encoded by the coding sequence ATGGCAATTTTAAATTTTCAGAAACCAGATAAAGTAATAATGATTGAATCTACAGATTTTTCTGGTAGATTTGAGTTTAGACCTTTAGAACCTGGTTTTGGATTAACAGTAGGTAATGCTTTAAGAAGAGTTTTATTATCTTCATTAGAAGGTTTTGCAATTACATCATTAAGAATTGATGGTGTAGAGCATGAGTTTTCGACAGTTTCAGGAATTGTAGAAGACGTTACCGAAATTATATTAAACTTAAAACAAGTTCGTTTTAAGAAACAGATTGATGAAACAGATAGAGAAACTGTATCAGTTTCAGTATCTGGTCAAGAGCAGTTTACTGCTGGAGATTTACAGAAGTTTATTTCAGGTTTTCAGGTATTGAATCCAGATTTAGTAATTTGTAACATGGATAAATCTGTTAAATTAAACGCAGAAATCACGATTGAAAAAGGTAGAGGATTTGTACCAGCAGAAGAAAATAAGAAAGCTTCAGCTCCAATAGGAACTATCTTTACAGATTCTATTTACACTCCTATAAAGAATGTAAAATATGCAATCGAAAACTTTCGTGTTGAGCAAAAAACAGATTATGAGAAATTAGTTTTTGATATCGATACTGATGGATCAATTAATCCTAAAGATGCCTTAACAGAAGCTGCAAAAATATTAATTCACCACTTTATGTTATTCTCTGATGAGCGTATTACTTTAGAGGCTGATGAAATTGCACAAACTGAAACATATGATGAAGAATCATTGCACATGCGTCAGTTATTAAAAACTAGATTAATCGATATGGATTTATCTGTAAGAGCTTTAAACTGTTTAAAAGCTGCAGAAGTAGATACATTAGGAGATTTAGTTTCTTTTAATAAGAGTGATTTAATGAAGTTTAGAAACTTTGGTAAAAAGTCATTAACAGAGCTAGAAGAATTAGTTATTGTTAAAGGTTTAAGTTTCGGAATGGATTTAACAAAATATAAATTAGATAGAGATTAA
- the rplQ gene encoding 50S ribosomal protein L17 has product MRHGKKHNHLGRKTAHRKAMLANMACSLIEHKRINTTVAKAKALRVFVEPLITKSKADTTHNRRIVFSYLRDKYAVTELFREISVKVADRPGGYIRIIKLGNRQGDNAPMAMVELVDYNELYNPKGAKAKKSTRRSRRGGSNKAETAQVEATSTEEKSEE; this is encoded by the coding sequence ATGAGACACGGAAAAAAACACAATCATTTAGGTAGAAAGACAGCGCACAGAAAAGCGATGTTAGCAAATATGGCTTGTTCTTTAATAGAGCACAAACGTATTAATACTACAGTTGCAAAAGCAAAAGCATTAAGAGTTTTTGTAGAGCCATTAATTACTAAATCTAAAGCAGATACAACTCACAACAGACGTATTGTATTTTCTTATTTACGTGATAAGTATGCAGTAACAGAACTTTTTAGAGAAATCTCTGTAAAAGTTGCTGACAGACCAGGTGGTTATATTCGTATTATTAAGTTAGGAAATCGTCAAGGAGATAATGCTCCTATGGCTATGGTTGAGTTAGTTGATTACAACGAACTTTACAACCCTAAAGGTGCGAAAGCTAAAAAGTCTACACGTAGAAGTAGAAGAGGAGGTTCTAATAAAGCAGAAACTGCTCAAGTAGAAGCTACTTCAACTGAAGAGAAGTCAGAAGAATAA
- the carA gene encoding glutamine-hydrolyzing carbamoyl-phosphate synthase small subunit yields the protein MKYQQRKKALVLLADGTIFYGKSVGIDGSATGEICFNTGMTGYQEIFTDPSYFGQLMVTTNAHIGNYGVNDLEVESDSIKISGLICRNFSFTHSRVDSDSNLFDWFKKHNLVAISDVDTRALVSYIRDNGAMNAIISTDVDNIDELKKQLAAVPSMEGLELASKVSTKEPYFIGDENAPIKISALDIGIKKNILRNLSKRGAYIKVFPYNSNFADLESFNPDGYFISNGPGDPEPLKEAIELAKEIIKRDLPLFGICLGHQVIALANGISTYKMHNGHRGINHPIKNLLTGKGEITSQNHGFAINREETEANQNVEITHIHLNDNTVAGIRLKNKNVFSVQYHPEASPGPNDSVYLFDQFIEILGKNKEVSSTL from the coding sequence ATGAAATATCAACAAAGAAAAAAGGCATTAGTATTATTAGCAGATGGTACAATCTTCTATGGTAAATCTGTTGGAATAGATGGATCAGCCACAGGTGAAATATGTTTTAATACTGGAATGACTGGTTATCAGGAGATTTTTACAGATCCTTCTTATTTTGGTCAGTTAATGGTAACAACCAATGCTCATATTGGTAACTATGGTGTAAATGATTTAGAGGTAGAATCTGATTCGATTAAAATTTCTGGTTTAATATGTAGAAATTTTAGTTTCACACATTCAAGAGTAGATTCAGATAGCAACTTATTTGACTGGTTTAAAAAACATAATTTAGTTGCAATTTCTGATGTAGATACTAGAGCCCTTGTATCTTATATTAGAGATAATGGTGCTATGAACGCAATCATCTCTACAGATGTTGATAATATAGATGAACTTAAAAAGCAATTGGCAGCTGTACCAAGTATGGAAGGTTTAGAATTGGCTTCAAAAGTTTCTACAAAAGAACCATATTTTATTGGAGATGAAAATGCTCCAATCAAAATATCTGCATTAGATATTGGTATTAAAAAGAATATTTTAAGAAATCTTTCAAAGAGAGGTGCCTATATTAAAGTATTTCCTTATAATTCAAATTTTGCAGATTTGGAAAGTTTTAATCCTGATGGATATTTTATATCAAATGGACCTGGAGATCCTGAACCTTTAAAAGAAGCAATTGAATTGGCAAAAGAAATTATTAAAAGAGATTTACCTCTTTTTGGAATTTGTTTAGGGCATCAAGTAATTGCATTAGCTAACGGAATTTCTACTTACAAAATGCACAATGGTCATCGAGGAATCAATCATCCAATTAAAAATCTTTTAACAGGTAAGGGAGAAATAACTTCTCAAAACCATGGTTTTGCTATTAACAGAGAGGAAACAGAAGCTAATCAAAATGTAGAAATTACTCATATTCACTTAAATGATAATACAGTAGCAGGTATTCGTTTAAAAAATAAGAATGTATTTTCGGTACAATACCACCCAGAAGCTAGTCCAGGACCAAATGACTCAGTTTACTTATTTGATCAGTTTATAGAAAT